The Acetobacter vaccinii genome has a window encoding:
- a CDS encoding site-specific integrase: MLRLIGSHYHFRRAVPVVLQACLGKTEISLSLQTESKFLARQRAAALYARTGEVFHKARTMQGRFSGKELSSLLTFQSPVTLEPEVLAQEEEATSTPKRKNLKPREKLTRKVFRKPRSAKKTPPILMLSDALEQFVLSNPKASTDTKEASKRTVALYIRAFGDTPVSDIGGSQAGAFRDLLLALPATLGKGKSSLTLQQEAQRAKSDGLPTLSNKSVKNHMLRLSALWNQMLQRELVAKNSWAGWHFESSPKTVRRSWTPKELALLASASWHSALVPEPTFRLVTLIAAYTGMRLGEICILRKEDLQTIEGVPCFLVRPHTEDGWSPKTEAGTRVIPLHSKLIEAGVVALKDNTESDYLIPGLDGSKQKNRGATLSRAFSQLKTRLGLPAEITFHSFRHTVSTQLRNATTDIREIWIDRLLGHEASHRSQGTTTYLTGISIANLRQTVEAISYPETAFKKETF; this comes from the coding sequence ATGCTGCGTCTTATCGGCTCTCACTACCACTTCCGCCGTGCCGTCCCCGTAGTGCTGCAAGCCTGCCTTGGCAAAACAGAAATCTCCCTCTCCCTGCAAACCGAAAGCAAGTTTCTGGCCCGCCAGAGAGCAGCGGCTCTTTATGCCCGCACAGGTGAAGTCTTCCATAAAGCCAGAACCATGCAGGGCCGGTTCTCAGGCAAGGAACTGTCCTCCCTCCTTACCTTCCAAAGCCCGGTGACGCTGGAGCCTGAGGTTTTGGCTCAGGAAGAGGAGGCAACCTCTACCCCCAAACGAAAGAACCTCAAACCGAGGGAAAAGCTGACCCGTAAAGTCTTCAGGAAGCCTCGTAGCGCCAAGAAGACACCACCAATTCTTATGCTGTCCGATGCCCTGGAGCAGTTTGTCTTGAGCAATCCCAAAGCCAGCACAGACACCAAAGAAGCAAGCAAAAGAACGGTTGCCCTTTATATCCGGGCTTTTGGGGATACGCCTGTCAGTGACATAGGCGGCAGTCAGGCCGGGGCTTTCCGTGACCTGCTTCTTGCCCTGCCAGCAACACTAGGCAAGGGCAAAAGCAGTCTGACGCTGCAACAGGAGGCACAGAGGGCCAAGTCTGATGGTCTCCCGACCCTGAGCAATAAAAGCGTTAAGAACCACATGCTCCGCCTGTCCGCCTTATGGAACCAAATGCTGCAAAGAGAACTGGTGGCGAAGAACTCGTGGGCTGGCTGGCACTTTGAAAGTTCCCCCAAGACCGTGCGACGAAGCTGGACACCAAAGGAACTGGCACTACTGGCCTCTGCTTCATGGCATAGCGCCTTGGTGCCTGAACCCACATTCCGGCTCGTGACCCTTATCGCTGCCTATACCGGCATGAGACTGGGGGAAATCTGCATCTTACGGAAAGAAGACCTGCAAACCATTGAGGGTGTCCCCTGCTTTCTGGTCAGACCTCATACTGAAGACGGTTGGTCGCCAAAGACTGAGGCTGGCACCCGTGTGATACCCCTACACTCCAAGCTGATTGAGGCCGGTGTGGTGGCCCTCAAGGACAACACCGAAAGCGATTACCTCATACCCGGCCTTGATGGGTCAAAACAGAAAAACCGAGGGGCCACATTGAGCAGGGCTTTCTCTCAACTCAAGACCCGCCTTGGCCTGCCAGCAGAAATCACATTCCATTCCTTCCGTCATACGGTTTCCACACAACTGAGAAACGCCACAACTGACATCCGGGAAATCTGGATAGACCGGCTCCTTGGTCACGAGGCGAGTCATAGAAGTCAGGGCACCACCACCTATCTGACCGGCATTTCAATAGCCAATCTCAGGCAGACAGTAGAAGCCATAAGTTACCCAGAAACAGCCTTCAAAAAGGAAACGTTTTAA
- a CDS encoding SH3 domain-containing protein yields MRTPMKTLMMAMLAAGTLGTAHAQHVSPEELDRMSAQRQQEIGPRDWGKPIDPPPAAPLHPLPQPATCMSPRTDFEPVYAGPSARSHQIGVAAPQIAVTDTTVAGWTKIIRNATTMAWIPSRDVVPYRPLVADHPTGCVVTGIRASDGMVMFSHPDL; encoded by the coding sequence ATGAGGACACCGATGAAAACACTGATGATGGCCATGCTGGCCGCTGGCACGCTGGGCACGGCCCACGCCCAGCATGTCTCGCCCGAAGAACTGGACCGCATGTCTGCACAGCGGCAGCAGGAGATTGGGCCACGCGACTGGGGCAAGCCGATTGACCCACCCCCGGCAGCACCCCTGCACCCCCTGCCCCAGCCCGCGACCTGCATGAGCCCGCGGACAGACTTTGAGCCTGTCTATGCAGGCCCGAGCGCACGCTCGCACCAGATCGGTGTGGCGGCCCCGCAGATTGCCGTCACGGACACGACCGTTGCGGGCTGGACCAAGATCATCCGCAACGCAACCACCATGGCCTGGATACCCAGTCGGGATGTGGTGCCTTACCGTCCGCTGGTGGCTGATCACCCGACTGGCTGCGTAGTGACAGGTATTCGTGCCAGCGATGGCATGGTCATGTTCAGTCATCCGGATCTGTAA
- a CDS encoding DsbC family protein, whose product MRQITPTLLVALATPGMAMAATQCSAPAQAMTGPTVQQAPVSSPHLRPLDAAEIASSPALARIAHNGAELWEIDTAAQNHGLMAVFARNGSNFRTFYITPDHEAEIGGIMWDRNGHNLTRAALATVDGLVPTIHWNPKAPPSVQHPASTGAPKPGIDVVQRMSQASYGLYGPDSAPRVYMIVDPLCPYSTRALERLRPYVDSGRLQLALVPISINDWENGRQSTPAAQAMLSSAHGHMQETWQKIIASGHADPAVPPAPEAAAQLALNLNAAHDVGMMGTPTLIWRDSDGVTHNEAGLPDNLDQAIARMKARP is encoded by the coding sequence ATGAGACAGATTACGCCCACGCTGCTTGTTGCGCTGGCAACCCCGGGGATGGCAATGGCTGCAACACAGTGCAGCGCCCCGGCCCAGGCCATGACGGGCCCGACAGTCCAGCAGGCCCCGGTCAGTTCACCCCACCTACGGCCCCTCGATGCGGCCGAGATTGCCAGCAGTCCGGCCCTGGCCCGGATTGCGCACAATGGCGCAGAACTCTGGGAAATCGACACCGCCGCCCAGAACCATGGGCTCATGGCGGTCTTTGCGCGCAATGGCAGCAATTTCCGCACGTTCTACATCACGCCCGATCATGAGGCGGAAATCGGTGGAATCATGTGGGACAGAAATGGACACAATCTGACCCGTGCTGCCCTGGCAACCGTGGATGGCCTGGTGCCCACCATCCACTGGAACCCCAAAGCGCCACCGTCAGTCCAGCACCCGGCCAGCACAGGCGCGCCCAAACCCGGCATCGACGTCGTCCAGAGAATGAGCCAGGCATCCTACGGCCTCTATGGCCCGGACAGTGCGCCACGGGTTTACATGATTGTTGACCCGCTGTGCCCCTACTCGACCCGCGCGCTCGAACGCCTGCGGCCCTACGTGGACAGCGGGCGACTTCAGCTTGCCCTTGTGCCGATCAGCATCAATGACTGGGAGAACGGTCGCCAGAGCACACCGGCTGCCCAGGCCATGCTGTCCTCAGCCCATGGTCACATGCAGGAAACCTGGCAGAAGATCATTGCCAGCGGGCATGCAGACCCGGCCGTGCCCCCGGCCCCCGAGGCAGCGGCCCAGCTCGCGCTCAACCTGAACGCGGCCCATGATGTCGGGATGATGGGCACACCCACCCTGATCTGGCGGGACAGTGACGGGGTGACGCATAACGAGGCTGGTCTCCCCGATAATCTGGATCAGGCCATAGCCCGGATGAAGGCCCGGCCATGA
- a CDS encoding AbrB/MazE/SpoVT family DNA-binding domain-containing protein codes for MQGVVRKWGNSAAIRLPAGVLEAVSLKIDQAVDVREEDGRIIIEPVKAVPLKLEELVSGITAENRHDEMDFGPFVGGESW; via the coding sequence ATGCAAGGCGTTGTCAGGAAATGGGGAAACAGTGCAGCCATTCGTCTTCCCGCTGGTGTGCTTGAAGCCGTCAGTCTGAAGATCGATCAGGCCGTCGATGTGCGGGAAGAAGATGGACGGATTATCATTGAGCCAGTCAAAGCAGTTCCTCTCAAACTGGAAGAATTAGTGTCAGGTATTACGGCCGAGAACCGCCATGATGAAATGGACTTTGGTCCGTTTGTGGGTGGTGAAAGCTGGTGA
- a CDS encoding site-specific integrase, with protein MLRRQKRPRKKAGALRLAHIQRLVATCGGDPCGVRDRALLLIGFAAALRRSELVALRMTDLAETDDGLALTVASSKTDQIGEGVTIGLPRGAHAATCPVYALRAWRALVRQATGPVFRKVEARGQIGDRALHPDAVRQILHRRAVQAGFSDEDMQTLSPHGLRAGFITEAYYADVPEADIREHVRHRDPRTTQGYIRTERRLRHSPAGKLGL; from the coding sequence GTGCTCAGACGGCAGAAGCGTCCGCGTAAAAAAGCCGGGGCTCTGCGCCTTGCCCATATCCAGCGTCTGGTGGCCACCTGTGGTGGGGATCCCTGCGGGGTCAGGGACAGAGCGTTATTACTCATCGGCTTTGCAGCCGCGCTGCGCCGGTCAGAACTGGTTGCCTTGCGCATGACCGATCTGGCTGAAACCGATGATGGTCTCGCCCTGACGGTGGCCAGCAGTAAAACCGATCAGATCGGGGAGGGGGTGACGATTGGCCTGCCCCGTGGGGCCCATGCGGCCACCTGCCCGGTGTATGCGTTGCGGGCCTGGCGGGCGTTGGTACGCCAGGCAACTGGCCCGGTCTTTCGTAAGGTCGAGGCGCGGGGTCAGATCGGGGATCGGGCGCTCCATCCCGATGCCGTGCGCCAGATCCTTCACAGGCGAGCCGTGCAGGCCGGGTTCAGTGACGAGGACATGCAGACCCTCAGTCCCCATGGGTTGCGGGCTGGCTTTATCACGGAAGCCTATTATGCGGATGTACCCGAAGCCGACATCCGTGAGCATGTCCGCCATCGTGACCCCCGTACGACACAGGGGTATATCCGCACAGAACGCCGTCTACGGCACAGCCCGGCTGGAAAGCTCGGCCTGTGA
- the mazF gene encoding endoribonuclease MazF, giving the protein MSAKVKTAWVPDCGDIVWLEFDPQAGREQAGHRPAVVLSPASYNAKAGMMLCCPTTTKIKGYPFEVALTGKTASVVLSDQLRSLDWRVRKAKLKGKVLPEELEAIRQRIRLLLG; this is encoded by the coding sequence GTGAGTGCCAAAGTAAAGACTGCTTGGGTTCCTGATTGCGGGGACATCGTTTGGCTGGAATTTGATCCGCAGGCGGGCAGGGAGCAGGCAGGACACCGGCCTGCTGTTGTGTTGAGCCCCGCCAGTTATAACGCTAAAGCTGGAATGATGCTGTGCTGTCCGACAACGACCAAAATCAAAGGCTACCCCTTTGAAGTGGCTCTGACTGGAAAAACTGCCAGTGTGGTTTTGTCAGATCAGCTCAGAAGTCTGGATTGGCGCGTGAGAAAGGCAAAGCTCAAAGGCAAAGTTTTACCAGAAGAGCTTGAGGCCATCCGGCAGCGTATCAGATTGCTGCTTGGGTGA
- a CDS encoding cold-shock protein, protein MTTGTVKWFNSTKGFGFIEPDNGGQDAFVHISELERAGMHTLNEGQRVSYDLETGRNGKASAMNLKAA, encoded by the coding sequence ATGACAACAGGCACCGTAAAATGGTTCAACTCCACAAAAGGTTTCGGTTTTATCGAGCCTGATAATGGGGGGCAGGATGCGTTCGTTCATATTTCTGAACTGGAACGCGCTGGCATGCATACCCTGAACGAAGGTCAAAGGGTTTCCTACGACCTTGAGACCGGCCGTAATGGCAAAGCTTCAGCCATGAACCTGAAAGCCGCTTGA
- a CDS encoding type II toxin-antitoxin system Phd/YefM family antitoxin, with amino-acid sequence MLHCILTDTIASLSELKRNPIATVSAGGGGAVAILDSNKPVFYCVPNAMFEAMMDKLEDQRLNAVADARSGQSFIHVRLDDL; translated from the coding sequence ATGCTGCATTGTATTCTTACGGATACAATAGCCAGTCTCTCTGAGCTAAAACGCAACCCGATTGCAACCGTTTCCGCTGGCGGTGGTGGCGCTGTCGCTATTCTGGACAGCAATAAACCTGTTTTTTACTGTGTACCCAACGCCATGTTCGAAGCTATGATGGATAAGCTGGAAGATCAGCGACTTAATGCTGTTGCTGATGCACGGTCTGGCCAGTCATTCATCCATGTCAGGCTGGATGACCTTTAA
- a CDS encoding DotA/TraY family protein, whose translation MLALPRGGKRMRSVAFLRRGGAALGLLLFPFSALADSSASDVSWAKFDAGDDWSARVLDSIFTMDGASKTVVGTMLQQFTLYIMLIALFWTMYASLLQIHRIAETGKIFSDKVNAWAPVRTILAVLFLLPADSLGGYSLGQYGAMRIARAGIGMARGLETIVADKVGPEALPLTTPMIPNTRKVVLGVLNAELCRALVNTVSNNPKLLPEPSITVTGQGAVVVSYALVSGNATGLSTCGRIELVMPKKFTNGLLPDLIDFSSTASAQKEALTTLMNDMRSQAVNIITAFWSTRDSATFGSLATLISTENQKYTEALSTIASDAVSKIREAGGKSDSGVSALTALGWTGFGAYYLEIARLNAEVMSVATNTPSVQMPSWAGLGHYLGNDIAPYAQMIDSYMSELDKTMSDADAASATSTTRLYPNETLSDDPQGLLNTVFQKLGLSETVFTTMLNYLVAPSANGASNTQAWTDPLANLIGLGQFLLTLVLLMVGAAVIASSPTASAGAAVGSFFTGNFAGAAAGAAATLFSGAISHLLPVVFTVALMLFVPAVSLAYLLPMIPYFYWVAGVAGWYLLVIEMIVAVPIWALAHLVFEGDGLHGKGKRGYELLFTILFRPSLMVIGMVLSYSVFSAMSWLTMKTFSIAAGFVFDGGNIATNLVGVLVLLAAYTTLEIGWATMSFRLITTLPHHIPSLAGMDAANRVDSDSVANTPGEAAKPYLGQGQKMIEKKMDSASTEQKTSGSGPDSTVQSQLMVSGNEEG comes from the coding sequence ATGCTGGCCCTGCCCCGGGGCGGTAAGCGCATGCGATCCGTTGCATTCCTGCGTCGTGGAGGAGCAGCCCTTGGGCTGCTCCTTTTTCCGTTCTCCGCCCTGGCTGACTCCTCCGCTTCTGACGTGTCCTGGGCAAAGTTTGACGCCGGGGACGACTGGAGTGCCCGCGTCCTCGACAGTATTTTTACCATGGATGGCGCGTCCAAAACGGTAGTCGGCACCATGCTCCAGCAGTTTACGCTGTACATCATGCTGATCGCCCTGTTCTGGACGATGTATGCGTCCCTGCTACAGATCCACAGGATTGCTGAGACAGGGAAAATCTTTTCCGACAAGGTGAACGCCTGGGCACCAGTCAGGACCATTCTGGCCGTGCTGTTCCTGCTGCCCGCTGACAGCCTGGGGGGGTACTCACTGGGGCAGTATGGCGCTATGCGGATTGCCAGGGCAGGCATTGGCATGGCCCGTGGCCTGGAAACAATCGTGGCGGACAAGGTGGGGCCAGAAGCCCTGCCGCTGACCACGCCCATGATCCCCAATACCCGCAAGGTCGTGCTGGGGGTGCTGAATGCCGAACTCTGCCGGGCGCTGGTCAACACTGTGTCAAACAACCCAAAATTATTGCCCGAGCCGAGCATCACAGTGACTGGCCAAGGGGCCGTTGTTGTCTCCTATGCGCTGGTTTCTGGCAACGCGACCGGCCTGTCCACGTGCGGCCGGATCGAATTGGTCATGCCTAAAAAATTCACCAACGGACTGTTGCCTGATCTCATTGATTTTTCCAGCACGGCGTCGGCGCAGAAGGAGGCTCTGACAACGTTGATGAATGATATGCGGAGCCAGGCGGTAAATATCATCACGGCATTCTGGTCAACGCGCGACAGTGCCACCTTCGGGTCCCTGGCGACCTTGATCTCGACGGAAAACCAGAAATACACAGAAGCTCTGAGCACAATTGCCAGTGATGCGGTTTCCAAAATACGGGAGGCTGGTGGCAAATCCGACAGTGGTGTCAGCGCCCTGACGGCGCTGGGCTGGACCGGGTTTGGGGCTTATTACCTGGAAATTGCCCGGCTGAATGCCGAGGTCATGTCGGTGGCGACCAATACGCCCTCTGTGCAGATGCCGTCCTGGGCCGGACTGGGCCACTACCTGGGGAATGACATTGCCCCTTATGCCCAGATGATTGACAGCTACATGTCCGAGTTGGACAAAACCATGAGCGACGCGGATGCGGCCAGCGCCACCTCCACCACCCGGCTTTACCCGAACGAAACACTCTCCGATGATCCGCAGGGGCTGCTCAATACAGTTTTCCAGAAGCTGGGCTTGAGTGAGACTGTTTTTACCACGATGCTGAACTACCTGGTCGCGCCTTCGGCCAATGGTGCCTCCAACACGCAGGCCTGGACGGACCCGCTGGCCAATCTGATTGGTCTGGGGCAATTCCTGCTGACGCTGGTGTTGCTGATGGTCGGTGCGGCCGTGATTGCCTCCAGCCCGACGGCCTCGGCCGGAGCAGCCGTTGGCAGTTTTTTTACCGGCAACTTTGCCGGTGCAGCGGCCGGGGCGGCGGCTACACTGTTCAGTGGGGCGATTAGCCACCTTCTGCCCGTCGTTTTTACCGTAGCACTCATGCTGTTCGTGCCTGCGGTGTCGCTGGCGTATCTCCTGCCCATGATCCCGTATTTCTACTGGGTGGCAGGGGTGGCCGGATGGTATTTGCTGGTGATCGAGATGATCGTGGCTGTCCCCATCTGGGCGCTGGCTCATCTGGTGTTTGAAGGGGATGGGCTGCACGGCAAAGGAAAACGTGGGTACGAGTTGCTGTTTACCATCCTGTTCCGGCCGTCTCTGATGGTGATCGGCATGGTGCTTAGCTATTCGGTTTTCTCCGCGATGTCCTGGCTGACGATGAAGACTTTTTCGATTGCAGCCGGGTTTGTATTTGATGGGGGGAATATCGCCACCAATCTGGTTGGTGTTCTCGTGCTGCTGGCGGCCTATACCACGCTGGAAATCGGTTGGGCGACCATGAGCTTCCGCCTGATTACGACCCTGCCCCATCATATCCCCAGTCTGGCTGGGATGGATGCTGCTAACCGGGTGGATAGTGACAGCGTTGCCAACACGCCTGGTGAAGCCGCAAAACCTTACCTGGGGCAGGGCCAGAAGATGATAGAAAAGAAAATGGATTCAGCCTCTACAGAACAGAAAACGTCTGGATCGGGGCCAGATTCCACGGTACAGTCTCAGTTGATGGTTTCTGGCAACGAGGAGGGCTAG
- the repC gene encoding replication initiation protein RepC, translated as MTPDQPRPLVRRGKRTLTPAMLAAREELKTPVPAWPGKYELLNVLRALPTALQIGRNAYHLLIRMVEKTTPEAWVEGVPFIYAHNATLMAWSGLSLSGLRRAIRELADARFLVASDGRNGQRGRRWQGTDGDVVVGFSLASLRYRWPELQQQLETERRQRAEITFLRDAIADLYDQVRYRAEQTGREETIVAAARLMRLRRQTLSLQTLQSYHEAMTDLWRDLPVENPADKEALEPQKTASCIPEVAPMDAKTGTHYTESLNTQKTLSVDVAAQRRICIEMLRCEDQDLPTLNTDRVATSALRGFKGTSLLYMTVCPSLREFCHTDRPSQDELADAARQLSGRIGITWASWKLGCTVLGVYEASVTVIIMAARLDQGESIRFRDAYFRSLIERGARHQLHLDRSLHALRQQALKGTMEAGIRPSVTHQGSEYHV; from the coding sequence ATGACACCAGACCAGCCGCGCCCATTGGTGCGCCGTGGCAAACGCACCCTCACACCCGCCATGCTGGCGGCGCGCGAGGAACTGAAAACGCCTGTCCCCGCCTGGCCGGGAAAATACGAACTGCTCAACGTCCTGCGCGCTCTGCCCACTGCGTTGCAGATCGGTCGGAACGCGTATCATCTGCTGATCCGGATGGTGGAAAAGACGACCCCGGAGGCCTGGGTCGAGGGTGTCCCCTTCATCTACGCCCATAATGCCACGCTCATGGCCTGGAGCGGCCTGTCGCTGAGCGGGTTGCGTAGGGCCATCCGGGAACTGGCGGACGCCCGTTTCCTGGTTGCCTCAGATGGCCGGAACGGTCAGCGTGGCCGGCGCTGGCAGGGAACGGATGGGGACGTGGTGGTGGGGTTCAGCCTTGCGTCCCTGCGCTATCGCTGGCCGGAGTTGCAGCAGCAGCTGGAAACTGAGCGGCGACAGCGCGCCGAAATTACGTTCCTGCGGGACGCCATTGCGGATCTGTATGACCAGGTGCGGTATCGGGCGGAGCAGACCGGCCGGGAAGAGACCATCGTGGCGGCCGCGCGGCTGATGCGCCTCAGACGGCAGACACTGAGCCTTCAGACGCTACAATCCTATCACGAGGCCATGACAGACCTCTGGCGTGATCTGCCTGTGGAAAACCCTGCGGATAAGGAGGCTCTGGAGCCGCAGAAAACTGCGTCGTGTATCCCAGAAGTGGCACCCATGGATGCCAAAACTGGCACCCACTATACAGAGTCACTTAACACTCAAAAAACTCTTTCTGTTGATGTAGCGGCTCAACGCCGCATTTGCATTGAAATGCTGCGGTGTGAGGATCAGGATCTTCCCACGCTGAACACTGACCGGGTGGCCACATCGGCGCTGCGGGGATTCAAGGGCACGTCGCTCCTCTACATGACCGTCTGCCCGTCACTGCGGGAGTTCTGTCACACGGACAGACCCTCACAGGACGAACTGGCGGATGCGGCCCGTCAGCTGTCCGGCCGGATCGGGATCACCTGGGCCAGTTGGAAACTGGGCTGCACGGTGCTGGGGGTCTATGAAGCCTCGGTGACTGTCATCATCATGGCGGCCCGTCTGGACCAGGGCGAGAGTATCCGCTTCCGGGATGCGTATTTCCGCTCTCTCATCGAACGGGGAGCCAGGCACCAGCTTCATCTGGACCGCAGCCTGCATGCCTTGCGCCAGCAGGCTCTCAAAGGCACGATGGAGGCGGGCATCCGGCCCAGTGTCACTCACCAGGGATCCGAGTATCATGTCTGA
- a CDS encoding type II toxin-antitoxin system Phd/YefM family antitoxin — translation MQTVNLVEAKAHLSQLVEQVIQGQPVRIMKRGKVVAQINSIVRERKPINLNVLRALTDSMTRQIVPASESVRAMRDEDRY, via the coding sequence ATGCAGACCGTCAATCTTGTAGAGGCAAAAGCGCACCTCAGCCAGCTTGTAGAGCAGGTCATCCAAGGCCAGCCTGTCAGGATTATGAAACGTGGCAAGGTTGTTGCCCAGATCAACAGTATTGTCCGAGAGCGTAAACCCATTAATCTGAACGTGCTTCGCGCCCTGACAGACAGCATGACACGGCAGATTGTCCCAGCCAGTGAAAGCGTGCGCGCCATGCGTGACGAGGACAGATATTGA
- a CDS encoding TIR domain-containing protein → MAYLEEVFRLSGVPTITFVEPERYAEIKVSMRTAGRCMVLEGPSGIGKTTTVTRVLAELKIVDSVTSLSARRAADIEVIDALPEMHDIGTVIVDDFHRLGDATKQKLSDFMKVLAETENTQSKLILIGINKAGQQLVKFAHDLGLRIDIFRLETTPNDILKKVIEKGEAALKVKIPTLDDLVRISQGSFQIVQLLCYKMCILNGITETQGGLTEIKTSLNAALEDVMIDLSRQFKDAAITFARGSRLRKEGRAPYLHILRWLSESNEWSLDLQEMMTKHPEMKSSISQVIEKGWLQALLNDPEKIDILSPYFYFEPSTGILSVEDPKLIFYLKNVIWRVFTEQVGYKGNYFYNKYDFAFSFAGADRDLAEKLYESLTAREVSVFYDESEQHRIIAQNVEDYLAPIYRSEAKYVVVIQSPDYPTRIWTKFESDQFRERFGRNEVIPIRFKTIKPGFFTEDANYGGVLFDPSGNVDSQLVYISDVLCKRLIEDRQVGA, encoded by the coding sequence ATGGCATATCTTGAAGAAGTATTTCGTCTATCGGGCGTACCGACGATCACATTTGTTGAGCCAGAGCGGTATGCTGAAATAAAAGTTTCAATGCGTACCGCTGGACGTTGTATGGTTTTAGAAGGACCATCTGGAATTGGGAAAACTACTACTGTTACTCGCGTTCTCGCTGAATTAAAAATCGTCGATTCTGTTACATCTTTGAGTGCTCGTCGAGCTGCCGACATTGAGGTAATTGATGCCCTACCCGAGATGCATGACATTGGCACAGTAATAGTGGATGACTTCCACCGGTTAGGGGATGCCACAAAGCAAAAACTCAGCGACTTCATGAAAGTACTTGCTGAAACTGAGAATACTCAATCAAAGTTGATTCTAATTGGCATCAATAAGGCAGGGCAGCAACTGGTCAAATTCGCCCACGATCTCGGCCTTCGGATTGATATTTTTCGGCTGGAAACAACTCCAAATGATATATTAAAAAAGGTTATAGAGAAAGGAGAAGCTGCCCTCAAAGTAAAAATACCCACACTGGATGACTTGGTGCGTATATCACAAGGAAGTTTTCAGATAGTCCAACTCTTATGTTATAAGATGTGTATTCTGAATGGTATCACTGAGACACAGGGCGGACTTACAGAAATCAAAACATCACTTAACGCCGCTCTGGAAGATGTGATGATTGATCTCTCGCGGCAATTTAAAGATGCTGCCATAACATTTGCACGAGGTTCTCGGTTGCGAAAAGAGGGACGTGCACCTTATCTTCATATCTTGCGCTGGCTCTCTGAAAGCAACGAGTGGTCGCTTGATTTGCAGGAAATGATGACAAAGCATCCTGAAATGAAGAGCAGTATCAGTCAGGTTATAGAAAAGGGTTGGTTACAAGCCTTACTGAATGATCCGGAAAAGATTGATATTTTATCGCCATATTTCTATTTTGAACCCTCGACAGGCATTCTAAGTGTGGAAGACCCAAAACTAATATTTTATCTAAAAAACGTTATTTGGAGAGTATTCACTGAGCAAGTCGGATATAAAGGTAATTATTTCTACAATAAATATGACTTTGCTTTCTCTTTTGCTGGGGCTGATCGCGATCTTGCAGAGAAGCTCTACGAAAGCCTAACCGCGCGAGAAGTTTCGGTATTCTATGATGAGAGTGAACAGCACCGCATCATAGCACAGAACGTGGAAGATTATCTGGCACCGATCTATAGGAGTGAAGCGAAATACGTAGTAGTAATTCAATCTCCTGATTACCCGACACGCATTTGGACAAAATTTGAAAGTGATCAGTTCCGCGAGCGATTTGGTCGCAACGAAGTAATTCCTATCAGGTTTAAAACCATTAAACCTGGTTTTTTCACTGAGGATGCGAATTACGGCGGGGTATTATTTGACCCTTCTGGGAATGTTGATTCACAACTCGTCTATATCAGTGACGTGCTTTGTAAGCGTTTGATCGAAGATCGGCAGGTAGGTGCTTAA
- a CDS encoding transglycosylase SLT domain-containing protein: protein MRYQRHFRCWLGLVVSLSGEAARAAVPEQIIPLAKEIGAPTFAYTGASSSASGTSGTTTSSASYSGSWGSTDAMSTLLGQSYGADAVAAAKAAGINPDTLAAFGQIESHYQNVGNATSSAKGVWQITDGTWNEYASKLGLSGADRSDPVVQAKVSSAIISDYSRSVSKTTGTTATSAQVYGAYMFGTKAGSELATESDQSAPLSKYVSAKTLAANNMTGWTVGQYYQTVSSRMGSGAAEKVTG from the coding sequence ATGCGGTATCAGCGCCATTTTCGGTGCTGGCTGGGTCTGGTGGTCTCCCTTTCCGGGGAGGCCGCCAGGGCGGCGGTGCCCGAACAGATCATTCCCCTGGCCAAGGAGATCGGGGCGCCCACCTTTGCCTATACGGGTGCCAGCAGCAGTGCCTCTGGCACCAGTGGCACCACGACATCCAGCGCCAGCTATAGCGGCTCCTGGGGATCGACTGACGCCATGAGCACATTGCTGGGCCAGTCCTATGGGGCCGATGCTGTTGCAGCAGCCAAGGCCGCAGGGATCAATCCTGATACACTGGCAGCCTTCGGGCAGATCGAAAGCCACTATCAGAATGTCGGCAATGCGACATCCTCCGCCAAGGGTGTGTGGCAGATCACGGACGGAACCTGGAACGAGTATGCGTCCAAACTCGGGCTGAGTGGCGCGGACCGTAGCGACCCGGTCGTGCAGGCCAAGGTCTCCAGCGCCATTATCAGCGACTACTCGCGTTCAGTAAGCAAAACGACAGGCACGACAGCCACTTCCGCCCAGGTCTATGGCGCCTACATGTTCGGAACCAAGGCGGGGTCGGAACTGGCTACCGAATCTGATCAGAGTGCCCCCCTGAGTAAATATGTTTCGGCCAAGACGCTGGCGGCGAACAACATGACGGGATGGACGGTCGGGCAGTATTACCAGACGGTCTCCTCCCGCATGGGCAGTGGCGCTGCGGAAAAGGTAACAGGCTGA